Sequence from the Crassostrea angulata isolate pt1a10 chromosome 9, ASM2561291v2, whole genome shotgun sequence genome:
GTCGAGAGTAATTAAACAAGTTTAAAGACAGAGggctttttataataataatttttttacatatatattatgatatatgTTTCTTCCTTCTTTATAAAATGGACggatcataataaaataaaactcttCCTTAATCTGTGATAATGAACATAGTTTAAAAACTCTCTTGTTTTTATGGATACTATAATCAtcgtagctgcaggtctgtagctcccggtctgaaaaaattcggatggacgacctgggagctacagtgcctcccatactaaaaatctgcaatttacggcgcacaaaaaattgcgctagttttggactgattaatctcaaTTCCGTacatattttgtacaaatatttgattcccaaaaattcctcggacaatttactacagatatcgttACTTtgcttgcctctgatattcttttaacaccatcaccagccccgtaaagtgaagtggtgcagtttgtttgcatgtaaaaatggcgactctcgatctcgacgtgaaTTAATACACTTGGATACACTGTTATAGCGGCGTACACGGACATGGTGATCGGTTTGCATGTTTCAGAGAAAGTCTAAGGCAAGTGAAATAACAATACTAGTAGTAAATTGTCTGAAGAATTTAAttgtactaattgttttcacagaatgtgtgtgaaaataaggttaatcagtccaaaacttgcgcaattttttgtgcgccgtaaattgcagttttttactatgggaggcactgtagctcccaggtcgtccatccgaattatttcagaccgggagctacagacctgcagctataaTCCACAGGCACttttttctgagaaaaaaaatttaccctatagtataataataacacaagGTATCTAACTCCGAATGAGGTAAACCACCCCCTCCCGTGTGTTGCAGTCGTTTTCGCTTTTATACGAAATGCAATGCAAAAGTGTTTAGTACCATTTTCTTCTACAATAAATTATCTAAACATCCATATATAGCATGCTTACTTTTGTTGTATTCTAATGTGCATAACCTGCGTCAAAACATGAAAGACTCCAATTGAACCGTAGGCACTGACATGATAATATCgcagagaataaaaaaaataaaataacgaaAATTTCAAACCTTTGTGAGGTATGATCGACAACTCTGGATAATCAGCAAGCATACTGCTCTTAATGCTGTGTTGATTCTTTCTCAATCAAATTTGTATGTATGCGTTGGCCTTCTGCATGTATTAGAGGGTTTGCTTTTGACTTGCATGCTTTTCACtacattgcccccccccccccctctctttTTGGATCGTTATTATgtggttttaaaacatatatcaCTTTTTGCATTCATAATTTTGGGaatgtattctctctctctctctttctctctctctctttctctctctctctctctctctctctctctctctctctctctctctctctctcgtgagAAAAACAGGTCACACaatcaaacaaattaaacaatactttaatataaatatgttgTTCTAAACATTCGTTATATACAGCTTCTTTGTTCTCATaatcttaaaatacatgtatataacattttcaaatttaaatccttttcaattttcatttaatttatgaGAGCGTCAGCAGAAGAATTTCCGAATTCTTTCAAACAGTCCGGATCCTCCagtgctttttttttctttttggtttCTTTACCTGGCGAGAAAAAGTAGAAAGTATATCTAACATACtcttatttttaataatgtcGATTATGATCCTCAAAAACTAAAGTGAAAAACTGTCTTTGCTTACAACATCTGATTCGTAAAAGCTTGTCATGGAACAGATGGAATTATCTTAAAACAGGCGATATACTTATGTATAATTTGTATccttgatatttttgttttgtgtgcTTTTGTGTGTAGTATATTATTCAAGAAACGGTAAATTCATATACTCGGGTTTTAtgctatattttaaacaaaagaaaacaaattcaatgtataaaATCGAAAAGATGAAGTAAATACCTTTGGTTTCTGGGTACCTGCGCAGCACGGAATTAGCCGATAATACCACGGGGTATCCTTGTCATCTGTAATCTGTGGTGGAAATTAAacaataacataaaaaaaagattgtcaATGGTCTTATTTTTATTCATGGTATACGCTGTAATTCTGAAGCGGAGATTGTTCTTGGAaaaaattcatgtatatttatcacAAACATTTGATGGTGCTATTAAAACCTTCGCATGCGctgatccagaatttttttccggGATGGGGGTTCCGacagttatttgagtttgccaggaGGGGTCTGAagcatatttttgataattatgtaatgtaaaaaagaaatttgaattggttggaccccccccccccccgatccgCACATGCTTCGTAAGTAGAAAAAGTTGATACAGATATTCAGCAATCTTTCTGCGCATGCTTATTCACCTCTGTAATGATACATGTTGACTTCCCTTCTTCCCTTTCCATAGcctagaattaaaaataaagtcGTTTTACTCAACTTGATTAGGTTTAATTTTGTAGAGAGTGATGAGTACTCAGCTTAATTATTTTTGGCTTGTTTgattacaagattttttttttattatttcttacaTGTGTATTGTTTGTTAgttcttttttgaaaattattttgaatggctttttaaaaaaattaaagtaaaaatacTGACATGCAAAGTGCCCCAGAATTTGAAAACCTTGCTTTAAAGCAAAGTTTTCGACAGGAAAGAAAGTGTCAAAGCTTACCATGAATATTTCTTGTACAAGTCTCCCATACATGAATAGCTTTGCCAGCTGATATTTCATTTCAAGCTTCTCTAGGCTCATGTGTTCCGCGCCAGCCACCTGTTTACATACAATCAATTATCATAACCTAATAGaaaaaatttgaacatattcACAACAGCGGAATCTTTGAATTTGTGGGTTTGTTTGCTTAtccgtggggatgtaatttcgtggatgcatcggttttcagttttggaaagagagataactctaatACTTAATTTCCTTTGAGGATGTAAATTAGTTGGGTAAGACTACCCACGAAGAGCACAAAAATTGAgacaccacgaattctaataaCTCCACGACGACAACGTACAACATTTTCAGTGATAATAAAGAttcaataatttcaattttttctggcattttgaaataaaatctataCATACTGTAATTTTATGGCGGTGGAAGAATGCATGAATCTTCCTAATTCGCAATGCTCGCTGGGCGTCATAGTCTTTTCCGTATCTCAAAATTGTGTAGCTATAATGATCCTGAAATTTTATGCAtggcattgtaaaaaaaaagaaatggctatgtctcagagagagagagagagagagagagagagagagagagagagagagagagagagagagagagagagagagagagagagattttctaaCCTGATACTGAGAATAATCAGTCGCTGGTTGACGGGGATTCCCGAAATCTTCCTGAAGACGTACAAGTATCTGCAAACCAATTCAGTATTATTTTCAAGAGAGTGTATATTTAGttgataatttgaataaatggttttatttaggtcatttgtataaaatatattcattgacaTCATTAACCTGTTTTTTCCCCACAAATTGTACTACTAGAGGCTTttgtacaatgaaaataaattcagtttCTTCCTACCTTTTGCGTTTTAGGCGAGAACCATCGCATTATTTCTTGTGGCCGCTTTTCCATCTCCTTACAAAATTATGACATTTTGATAGTTACTGGTATCATGAGATAAAATTTAGATCATAAACCGGTATAACTACAAGTAATTACACAAtgatatttcaaactaaaatgTGTACCTCTGTAATGTCAGTCTTGTCCATATCGCTAACAATTCTTTTCAACACACACTGTTACTAGAGCTATCTTGATGATTAAATGATCAACAAtactgatgacgtcacaatagagTAACTAGGTAATTCGTCTCTCGCTAGATGGCGAATTAATTAAGTTGAATTACGCTTCAGCACGGGAGAATCCAGATTTTTTCCGAAAGCCCGGGACCCATGGGTTAATTTAGTTTGAACAAGGGAGGAGATCCTCATGATCTCTTTGTTTATTGTACTTTTAATTATATGGACTTTCTATGCATTATTAATTGTTTAATGAACATGAAATATAcagatattttaacaaaaatattttatgaagaaacagaac
This genomic interval carries:
- the LOC128162848 gene encoding uncharacterized protein LOC128162848, yielding MDKTDITEEMEKRPQEIMRWFSPKTQKILVRLQEDFGNPRQPATDYSQYQDHYSYTILRYGKDYDAQRALRIRKIHAFFHRHKITVAGAEHMSLEKLEMKYQLAKLFMYGRLVQEIFMAMEREEGKSTCIITEITDDKDTPWYYRLIPCCAGTQKPKVKKPKRKKKHWRIRTV